DNA sequence from the Chitinivorax sp. PXF-14 genome:
GGTGTGGCGCAGCGTGCAACGGTTGGTGCAGGATGCCATCATGGCCGACCCGACAGAAAACCTGACGGAGCCTTGAGACAACCTGTCTTCAGGACACGGAGCGGACACGGCGTACAAACCTCTCCTGCGGCTCAGTCAGGGCCGCACAGGTGTGCAGCAGATAGGCCATCACGACCGACGGTGCGCCCGCCAGCGGACGCACCGCAATCCCCCGACACTGGTAGCTTGCCAGCCTCGCGGCCGGCGCGATGGCGACGCCGTACCCGGCGGCGACCAGCGTCATCGCCATGTCGAAGGTGCTCACCGTTTGCTCGTGAGCCGTCGGCTCACCTTCGAGCAGCTGATGCACGATCGCCAGCCACGGTTCGCCGGCGGAAGACCTTGCATTGATGATCTGCTGCCTCAGCAATTCATGGCACGGGACTTCGCGATAGACCAAAAGATGGGAGCGCTTAGCGACAGCGACTGCGAGCGTGTCATGCCAGAGCGGCTCGCATACCCAGCCCGGCCACTTCAAATCCGCGGGAGACACGGCGAAGTCGAAGCCGTCGCGCACCGATTCGTTCATTGATTCAGCGGCGTCCGATTCAACCAATGAAGCGGCGGTCTCGGGTTCTTCGGCGCGCTGCAGCGCCAGCACGTCGGCAAGCTGTGAAGGCACCCACTCGCCAAGCACGGCGACCCGGATTGCGGCGGAAGCATCGGTTGATGTCACGTCCAGCTCCTTCCCAGGGCAGAAAACGCATGGCGAAGGCGAAAGCATCAAGTGCGCGATCGCGTTCCTGAGTTAAGTTTAACGTGGTTTATATCAAGTCCATCGTCGACGCTTTTGCTAATGCAAAAACGTCCGATTCAAAGAGGCCGACCCACCGGAGCCACCACCTACGAAGCCGAACCCGCTATCGCGTTTGGAGCCGCCGTTCGAGAAGTGAGAACCGCCCAGGGCATCGCCCAGGAAACGCTGGCTCACATCGCCGGCATTGAGCGCTCGCACATGGGCAAGATCGAGCGTGGCGAGCACACGCCTACGCTCCCCATGATCCTCAGGATTGCCCGTGCTCTGAAATGCAGTTCCGCCCACTTGATGGCCCTGACCGAGGCCAAGCTAGCCGAGCCGGCTCCTCCCTAGCTTGAGGGCTGAAGCCGGCCCGGACGTGGCCGCCTACCTATCCCTGCTCGTCCCTATCGTTTTCGCTCTGAACTGAGGGATTTTCGCGCTTTGGGGCTTCATTAGCGAGACGCAGATAAGGATTGTCGGGTGGCACTTCCCCGAATAGCACATCGGACCGCGCCAGCAGATATCCATGAAGCCGCCGCGATTTACGCGGCCCGGTGACATCACAGGTCCAGATATTCAGGCCACTGGCCTGCTTGCGGTGCACGGCCAGTTTCTCGAAGCGCTTCTGTACCCACTGCCACGCTTCCAACTTCTCCTGCCGGGCGATGACCGCGAGCGGGGGGTGCTCCTGCGCGTATCGCTGAAAGACACCGGGGCTCACCAGGTAGGCAGTGCCTGCGACGGTATGCACCAGGGCTTTGGCGTCATTGATGATGAGCTTGCGCGTCCGCACGCCCTGCGTCAGCCAGGCCATGAAATCTTCGCCGGAGGGTTCGGCTTGGGGCTGCGGCGCTGGGACTGACGGTATCGGCGGCGTGGGGGCCATCGTCTCGGTGCCGGGATCGTCCTCGGCGTTGGTGACGGGCACAGGCGATATCGCGGGGGCCACTGAGGCAGCGGGGGCCATGTCCAACAGATCGAGCAGCGCGCCGACGCCGTTGTCCGTCGCCGCGGTCAAGATCGGCGGCGCGGCGCTCGGCCCAGCCTCCGGTACCGTCGCACCAGGCGCAGTCGGTGTCTGATGTACGGAGTCCTCTTGCTCCTGCTCGACCCTCACCTGGCCTGCGAACGGCGCGGGCCGATCGGCCACCTCCCAGATCAGCGCGGGCGACAGCTTCAGGAACGTGAAGCTGTGTGACCAGCCGGCATCGCTCGCGACTGTTGCTTTCCAGATCGCCTTGCCGTCCGGCGTGGGCAAGGCGATGCCGTGGTCCTGCAGCACGTTGAACACCGCCGTGTTGTTGGCCGGAATGCCGTCGATGCCTTGCTGCAGAAGATGCGCGCGCAGTTTGTCCGAGACGGTTTTGCTCACCAGCCACAAGGCATCCTGGGTCAGCCAGCCATCCGAGGCCTGGGGTTGGTTCAGCTTGAATTCCTCGCGCAGCAGGAAACGCAGGCCATCGAGCAGCTTGCGCTGGAGGGTGTGCTTGGGCGCGGCCAACGCCTTGCTGGGATCGCCGCCGAGTTCCTGGGCCACCGAGGCCTGGTCGGCCTGCACCACGAGCTCGCCGAGCGTCCCGGCATGCTCATACTGGCCAGCCAGCACGTACAGGAGCGCGGCCCAGAGGTCGGGATAGCCGACAAGCCAGTCGAAGATGCCGGGATCGAGCAGCCGAGCGTAGAGCAGCCCTGTGGCGGCGCTGTGCAGCCGGTACTCGCGCTCCTTGAGGTAGCGGAAGCGGTAAGGCCGCCGCAGCGGGCCGTGCCAGGGGTGCCAGACGGTGCCGTCGGCGTACTCGACGTGCAGGTCCACAGCGATCTTGCCGATGTCGTGCAACAGTGCTGCGTAGGCCGTGCCGGCGGTCCAGGCCTCAGCCTGGGCTGCCTGCGCCTCCGGCGTAGCACCGGCGGGCAGCAAGTGCGACTGCCGCAGCTTGAGCGCGTAGGCCACGATCTCCAGGCCGTGATCCAGCATGCCGCCCGGATAGGCATGGTGATGGCTCTCAGATGCGGGGAATTGCTGGACTAACTCGGCGTAGCGTTCCAGCGGCGCCAGGTACAGCGTGGTGAACTGGCGGCGAGACAGCGAGGTGCGCTGCCAGATGTGTTCCAGCAGTCGCTGCCGGCGCGGTGTCGCCAGCAGCGATGCGGCCGGCTCCGGCCGCATTAGCCCTTTACCAGGATCGGCGGGAGGTGTGGGTGTCGGCGCCGCGCCGGAGGCGGGCGGCACCCGTTTGCGTTGGAACAGAGAGAGCATGGCGGACCCCGGGCGGCGAGCCGGTCGGGGGGCCTTTGGCCTTTTCGGGTAGGGCCATTCCCCTTGGCCCCATTCCCTTGCCCCTTCCCCAGCCCTTTGGCCTTTAGGAGCCTTTGGGTATAGGGGCAGCAACGATGCGACGCCACGATCAATGCGACACAGCGCTATCCCGACAAGCCGGAAGCGCGGCGTGCCCGCTGTGGTGCCTTGCCCAGATCGGTAGCGAACTGGACGGCCTCCAGCGCCCTCAGTAATAAGCGTTGTTCTGTTCCATCTCGCCCAGCCAGGAATAGATTCCGCCCAGCAGCATGAACACGCTGTCCATGATTTCGGAGAGGTGCCTTACGTTGACGTGCCGTAACTCTGGGAGCGACACCTCGCCCTTCTTCGTCGTGGGGTACCGGAAGGCAAACGAACCGGGATCGACGGCATCGAGTTGGTGGATGAAATCCTCAACGGCTGGCAACTCTTTCTCGTCCTCTCGAGGGTTGAGCTGTCCGAGGTGCCTGCGCAGTTCGCTCCACAGCGACATCAGGCCGTGTTGGTGGTCGGCGACGGCTTCCTTGCCAGCCAGGCGGCGGGCCAGCGGCAGGATCAGTTTCAGTTGGAGTTCCAGTCCCTGGCGATACAAGAACACCAGCGGGTAAACCACGCTGTCGAGGAATGCCTTGCGCTCGGCCAATGCCCCAACCAGTGCGTCGGCAGCGTCCTTGTAGCCAGCAGCGTAGATGTCCCAAGGAAAGTGGGTCCAACCCAGCATCGCATTGTTGTGCCAGTCCTCGCCCTGGATGAAGAGTTGTTGCCCGGCGAAGTCGGAGGGCGACCTCATTCTGGCGAGCGGATCAATCTCCGCTGATGCATCGTCTTGGTCGTCCTGCGCAATGCTCTCCCAGAAGTTCGGTGGTGGCCCATGGGGCTGGTTTGTCAGTTCGTCGGGACGCCGTAGCGTTTGAATAGAGCCTCGAAGAAGGTCTTAACGTCTGCCTTGGCCGTGGGCGCCTGCAGCTCCGCTGCGCCGAAGCGAAAGACCTCGTACCCCGCCAGCTTGAGTTCGCGGTCGGCCCTGACCATCTGCGCGTACTGCTGTACATCGGCGGTGCCTGCGGTATCCGCGTAGTGGTGTTTGCCGTCGACCTCAATCACGACTCGAACACCCTGCGGCAGCAGGAGCAGGAAGTCCATGCGAAAGCGCAAAAGCGCATCCGGCCCTCGCTCCTTGACCGTGCGCGGGTCCCAGTGCAACCATACTTCCGGCAGCAGCGCTGGCAGGTTCGGCACGGCACTGCGGAACCCCTCGAAGAAGGCATCGAACAGCAGGGACTGCGGCGGGGAGTTGCGGGGCAAGCTGGCCTTGAGGCGCGCGTATAGCGAACGCTTGGCCTGCGTGGCATCCGCGATCTGCTCGGTATCGCTCCACCATTGCTGCAGGTCGTTCCAGCGCAGTCCGTCGTTGCCGATGGGGCGGTCATAGACTAGCACCTTGTCCGCGTTGGTGACGATCTCGACGTCGTTGTCCAGCGCGTCACGGAAACGCAGGTCAGGCTTATCGGGTGAGGCGAAGATGAGATTCTTCGGCCTGCCTTTGGTCGCCGCGTGCAACGAGACCATTGAGAAGACCGGGTAGCCGCCCTCCGAACCAGTCTCACGCAGCTCAACGCCGCAACTGCGCAACGACTCGTTGACGCATGCGACGAAGTGGCGTTGCGCTGCCTCGTCGGGGCGCACATCGGCCGAAGCGAGTCCCTCCAGGAACAGCGCAAAGCGCCGGTCGGAAGCATCATAGGCGCCCAACTGGTCGAACAATGTTTCAGCCGGCCAGTCCTCCGGATTGCGATGGACGTGCTGCTGAATTTCTGCGCGCAATCCCGTGGGCTTCCCACCCAGCATGTGCATCCAGTCATCGGCATCCAAGATCCACATTTGCTCCAGCAAGTCGTCGAACTTGCGAGCATCCCCATACAGCTCTTCGTTATTGAGCCGCCGCGCGACCTCGCGCCGATACCGCTTCGGGATCGGTGGACACGCACTGTCGCTCCAGAGAATGTCCTGAATCTGGTTGCGCGTGGTGGCATTGGGCGGATGGCGCACCAGCAGCTTGCGTGCAACCGCAGGCAGGTCGGTGTCCGCTACCGCGTCGAAGCTGGAGGTCATGCGCTCGCGCTTGGAACCGTCAGCGGCAGGCGCAGGCAGCCCCAATTCTTCGCAAAGCGTCGGCAGCATGGTATGCGTGCCGGCGTCTTTCAACCCCGTGACGAGCGGTTCCAGCAGCGTGCGAAGTTGCGCGTAGTCCATCGGGTGCGTGACTCAGCCTCGCAGCGCCATGGCGCGCAGCAGCGCATCGATTTGCCCGAACGCATCCTGCTGCCACTGATCGGGCGCGCGATCACCCAGCGCATGGGTGTCTTCGACAAAGCGTCTCACACAGGTGGGGCCGTATCCCTCAAAGGTGTCGAACTTCTCTGCGATGTGCCGGAAGCCGCGTTCACCACTTGCATGCCCCAGTAGTGGACGGCATTCCTCCGCGAGCGCCTCGATCCCGCCAGGATAGTTCCGCACGCAGTAGTAGATGTCGTAGGCGTCCTTCTGCTTGTAGCGGCCCGCCAGCGCATGGCCTTTCATCGCCAGCAGAGCGGGAATGGAGCACACCGCGATCTCCACGCGGTTCGTCCCTCCATCCGGCATGGGCCCCGTCACAGCCACGAGTTGATAGAACCGCATCGCCAGGTCGGCGCCATCTGCCCGTTGCACAGCGAAGTCGTTGATCAAGGGCGGATCGTTCTTGACGATTTCGGCGTCACGCGGCATCAAGAAATCGACCACGACATCGATCGCTTCCCCGCCATCTCGCGCGGGAACCTGGCGAACCAATTGGAAACGCCGAAGCCCTTCGCGCTGAGCGTATCCATGGCCTTGGAGTGCGCCGACCAAGGTGGCGTACTCGCCGTCACCGAGTGCTTCCGCATCCAGCCCGACGTCCACGTCGAGCGTGCCAACGTGGGGCATGTCTTCGTTGGCCAGCAGCAGCCAGGGAACGGCGCCGCCGATGATGGCGAATTTGCCCTTGAAGCCGCCAAGAATCTGACCGATTTCGATCAGCACGGATTTCACGGCCGCGGTCGTGCGGTCGTCATACTCGGCCGCCGACTGCGGTTCCTTCTGGGGTGTCATTTGAGCCATGAGAGTCGCTCCTGCCGCAAGTGGTCGGCGGCCTCGGCGCCGCGCTCGCCGGCGATTGAGAGGTCTAGGTAAGTCTGAATAGGACTCGTGCAGACCGCGCCCGGTGCAGGTTCAACGGTGTCGGCGAGCAGTCCCAAGTCCTTCGGCACGGTGACGACCACGTTCTCCCCCTTAGAGGCGGGCGTGAGCTTCAGCGCTGCCTGGAGCTTGCGCAGGCCTTCATCGTCGGCGAAGAAGTAGTGCGTGCCGGTGCGCGCGTAAGGCGATAACCACTGCGCCGCCGAAAACGATGCGAAGGCTGCGCGCCCGGGACCGTGGTCGGCGCGGAGAGCGCTTCGAGCTGCGTCTTCGAGTGCGCTGCCATGCAGTGGCGTGTAGAAGCGCAATCGCTCACCTAGTGGCGCGGTGTAGCTGTCCCGCCATGCGTCCAACAGCGCATCG
Encoded proteins:
- a CDS encoding substrate-binding domain-containing protein, translating into MTSTDASAAIRVAVLGEWVPSQLADVLALQRAEEPETAASLVESDAAESMNESVRDGFDFAVSPADLKWPGWVCEPLWHDTLAVAVAKRSHLLVYREVPCHELLRQQIINARSSAGEPWLAIVHQLLEGEPTAHEQTVSTFDMAMTLVAAGYGVAIAPAARLASYQCRGIAVRPLAGAPSVVMAYLLHTCAALTEPQERFVRRVRSVS
- a CDS encoding helix-turn-helix domain-containing protein yields the protein MQKRPIQRGRPTGATTYEAEPAIAFGAAVREVRTAQGIAQETLAHIAGIERSHMGKIERGEHTPTLPMILRIARALKCSSAHLMALTEAKLAEPAPP
- the mobH gene encoding MobH family relaxase, with amino-acid sequence MLSLFQRKRVPPASGAAPTPTPPADPGKGLMRPEPAASLLATPRRQRLLEHIWQRTSLSRRQFTTLYLAPLERYAELVQQFPASESHHHAYPGGMLDHGLEIVAYALKLRQSHLLPAGATPEAQAAQAEAWTAGTAYAALLHDIGKIAVDLHVEYADGTVWHPWHGPLRRPYRFRYLKEREYRLHSAATGLLYARLLDPGIFDWLVGYPDLWAALLYVLAGQYEHAGTLGELVVQADQASVAQELGGDPSKALAAPKHTLQRKLLDGLRFLLREEFKLNQPQASDGWLTQDALWLVSKTVSDKLRAHLLQQGIDGIPANNTAVFNVLQDHGIALPTPDGKAIWKATVASDAGWSHSFTFLKLSPALIWEVADRPAPFAGQVRVEQEQEDSVHQTPTAPGATVPEAGPSAAPPILTAATDNGVGALLDLLDMAPAASVAPAISPVPVTNAEDDPGTETMAPTPPIPSVPAPQPQAEPSGEDFMAWLTQGVRTRKLIINDAKALVHTVAGTAYLVSPGVFQRYAQEHPPLAVIARQEKLEAWQWVQKRFEKLAVHRKQASGLNIWTCDVTGPRKSRRLHGYLLARSDVLFGEVPPDNPYLRLANEAPKRENPSVQSENDRDEQG